The nucleotide window CCTACTCTGACTTCGTGACGAGGAAAATCTACTTGAACTCTGAGGGTAGTGTAATAGAAACTGTGGTTCCTAGGATTTACTTCTCATTGTCTGCGGTCGCTAGATCGGCCGATATTATGCAGACTTACTGGAAATCATTCGGTGGAACAGTTGGGTGGGAACTAGTGGAATCCGTGGACTTTAATTATTGGGCCAATTTCATTTCTAGTAAGGCACTATCCCTCTTATCTGCAAGATCTCCCCCTTCGGGTGAGATGCCGATCATAATGGATCCTGAGCTTGCAGGAGTATTCATCCACGAGGCCTTAGGGCATGCCGTTGAAGCGGATTCTGTAAGGCAAGGTGAGAGCATATTATCAGGAATGATAGGTAAAAAGATTGGTAGCGAGGAGCTAACGGTAATAGATGATCCAACCTTACCCGGAAAGTTCGGTTCCTACGTTTACGATGACGAAGGTCTCCCAGGGAAGCGAGTAGAGATAATAAAGGATGGAGTTCTACTAAACTACCTAAATGATAGGGAAACTTCAAAGGCCTTAAACCTTGTTCCAAACGGACACGGAAGGGCCCAGAGCTATGCTCACGTTCCCCTTGTTAGGATGTCAAACACTTACATAGCTCCAGGAGAGTGGACGCTGGAGGAGATGTTCGAAGAAGTAAAATTTGGCGTTTACATGATCGGGGACAAGGGAGGGCAAGTTGATATCGCAAACGGCTCCTTCATGTTCGGAGCGAAGGAGGGCTACATAATCAAAGAGGGAGAGATAAAAGAACAGGTTAGGGATGTCGGAATTAGTGGCAACATACTTGATACTCTAAAGGAGATAAAGGCCGTAGGTAGGGATTTAAAGATAGAATTTCCAGGTTTTTGTGGGAAAGGACAATGGGTTCCCGTTGATGATGGAGGACCTCACGTTCTCGTGAAGGCGATAGTGGGGGGAAGAGAATGAGAGAGGATGTTGAGAAACTAATCAAGATACTTGAGGGTTCAAATCTAAATTTAGAGTGGGAGATTTACTGGGGAGTTAGCTCGTCTTCCTCCTTTAAATTCAGGAAGATTAGGAAAGTTGAAGTGGAAAGGGGCTCGTTTGAAGTTTCTGGTGGGATAGGATTAAGAGTCCTAACCCAGGGAAAAATTGGCTTCTCCTACATATCTGGCTCTAACTTCACGAGAGAGCAACTTGAAAGGTTGGTAAAGAGGGCTTACAAGATAGCGAAGGTTGCCGGTTCTATTTATCCTGGGTTTCCAGTTCCTAAGAAGTTTCCCAACGTAAGAGGCTTATACGACGACAAAATTAGGAATCTTTCAACGGAGGAAATAGTTGAATACGGTACTGAGCTTGTTGATGTTCCTCCGAATGCCGAGGCGTCAATTGGGCTCTCAACGAGTGAAAGGGGAATAATGAACTCTAATGGCACTGAGGGAAGAGAAGAGCGCACTTTACTAGCTTTTGGACTCTACGTTTTTGAAAAAAGTAAAGGGACAGGATCTTACTCAAAGTCTTTTAGAAGACTACCAAAGCTAGAGAGCGAGATCGAGGGTGTAAGGGAAAAAGCCCTTTGGGAATTTGAGATGAGTTCCAAAGCAAGGAAGTTGGAAAAGTATAATGGGGAGATTATACTTGAGCCAAAGGCCGTTGCTTCAATCCTTTCAATTTTCTTACCGAATGTCTCGGCTAGAAATGTGTACTTAAAGAGGAGTAGATTTACGGAGTTGGGAATTGAGGTCGCATCTGGAGGTTTAACGATAATCGATGATCCGACGGTTGAAGGGGGCATTAATAGTTATAGCTTTGATGGTGAGGGAAATCCTGGGGTAAGGAAGTTCATAATCAAAGAGGGTATCCTATCTTCCTTCTTGGCAGACCAGAAATACGGTCACTTAATCGGTATAGGGAGTACTGGAAATGCCTCCAGAGGTTACTCCTCCCAGCCTTCGATATCTCCAAGTAACATCATGATAAGCCCAGGAAATGATGAACAAGATGAAGGGATATTTATAAGAGGCATCTACGGAGAGCACACGGCAAATTCAGTGAGCGGTGATTTCTCCCTAAACGTTGACCTTGGTTACGTGGTAAGGGGAGGGGAGATTAGGCCCTTCAAAGGTAACATGCTCGTTGGAAATGTATTTGAAATGTTAAAAAATGTGACAAATATTGGGAAGGAAATTGAAATTTTAGATGGCTTTGCGTCACCAAAAATAACGACTGTTGGCAAAATAGTCTAAAATGTCGTCTACGAAAGCTTAAAAACGATAAAAGAAATAATAAAGGGGGATAATCATGGATATACTTAGTTTATTCAAAATTGGCGAGACTGTTTTGGTTGAGTACTCAGGGACGTCAAGGGTTGAGGCTCTCTTTTATAACCTGATAGCTAGGGCAGGACTTCCAGTTCTCGTTGATGATATCTTTGATACCTACTATGAATTCTACGTGAGGCTTAAGGTGGCTGGCTTTGACGTAACTCCACTTGAAGATGCGATGGTAGTTAAAATGGGTGGAAGTAGACGTATAGGTAACGTGGTGGGTGAGCTTAACATAAGCAAGTACGTAATTAGTGAACAGGAATATGCGACGATAATCGAGAAGATAAAGAAGGATAAGCCATTCTTAAACCTGGTTCTTGGAATTCACAAGCTGATAATCCTTGGTAGTATCCTTGAAAACATGAATGTTGTCAAGATGGTCTCTAGCTACGTTGGAAGAAAAGAGAGGGTGGCGTTCTACTTCATTAATAAAGGAGTCGTGAACAAACATTCTCCTCCGATATTAGACCTACTAGAAGAGGTTGCGACTTCCGTGCTGGAGGTTACCGAGAGGGGTGTCATAATAAAGAAAGCCATAAATAAGGAAATAATTGGGGAGGTTATTCCGCTCTAAACCTCTTTACCACTGGTGCCGCTATAAATATGTCCACACCAGTCTGTATGGTGTTCGGTAAAGCTATTGCAAGCCAGAACGGCGTCTTTGTCATCTCCTCCACTATTCTTATTACATCGCTCCTTGATGTAATATTGTAACCCATCATCTTTAGGAACAGTGGGAGGGCGAAGTAGTAGTTAAGGAGTATCATCAGAACATCCCTAATCACCGCTGCAACTAAGAATGCAACGATAAAGTACGTCACGCTCTTCTTTTTAATTATAGCCTTTGAAGTTTCTAGTCCAATTAAAACCGACAGAGTTGCAAAGAACTTCATTACTGGCCCTATTCCCATGGTATTTGGGCCAGAAATTATGAACAAACCAATAGTCATAGCCGCTAATCCGAAGAGTCCCGCTCTGAATCCTAGTATTAGATAGAGTGCAATTATCGGAACTGCCACGAGATCTATGTTCATTCCCCAGGGTGTCCTGACCTTTAGGGGTAACACCTCAAATATTAGACTCAACGCTACCATAACTGAGGTAAACGCTATAATTTTTGCCCTACTCATTTAACCACCGCACTCTATTTTTGGAACTATATTCTTAAATGTATGTTCCAAATTTTGAACGAAAAATGTTTGATAGTTATGCTAAGTAGTTCCTTTGGTGGTTCTATGAGGATTCCTGAAGACGTTAGAAAAGATATTCCCTTGACCCAGGAGGTTATATACTTCGACAACACGGCCACTTCCCTCACGCCGAAGCCCGTTATAGAGGCGATGGATGAGTATTACCTCAGATACAGGGCAAACGTCCATAGGGGAGTTCACAGGCTCTCTCAAATGGCCACCCAGAAGTACGAAGAATCGAGGAAGGTAGTGGCCGATTTTATAAATGCCGAGTTTGATGAGATAGCATTCACCAAGAACACAAGCGAGAGCTTGAATTTAGTTGCACTAGGACTCGAGCACTTGTTTAAGAAAGGGGATAAGATAGTAACGACGCCATATGAACATCACTCTAACCTACTCCCTTGGCAAAGACTAGCTAAGAAAAAGGGCCTAAAGTTGGAGTTCATAGAGGGGGACGATGAAGGTAACCTCGATTTAGCCGATGCTGAGAAGAAAATCAAGGGAGCAAAGCTCGTTGCAGTGCAACACGTTTCTAATGCCTTGGGAGTTATCCACGAGGTTGAAGAACTTGGGAAGATGGTTAAGGAAGAAGGGGCCATTTTCGTCGTTGATGCCGCTCAGAGCGTTGGCCACATGGAAGTAGACGTTAAAAAGTTGAAGGCAGATTTCCTTGCTTTCTCTGGTCACAAAGGGCCAATGGGGCCTACGGGAATAGGAGTGTTGTACATAAACAAGGAGTTCTTCGATGTTTTTGAGCCTCCCTTAATTGGTGGAGGAACAATTGAGGACGTTGAACTTTGCTGTTACAAATTGACGGAACCACCGGAGAGATTCGAGGCCGGAACCCCTAACATAGGCGGAGCAATTGGACTCGCGGCCGGTATTAAATACATCGAGAAGATAGGGATAGATAAGATCGAAAAGCAGGAGAGGAAACTTGTAAAAAGGACTACCGAGGGATTAGACGAACTTGAAATTCCATGGTATGGCCCTAGGAACCTAGACAAGCATGCGGGTGTCGTTAGCTTTAACGTGCCTCCTCTTCACCCTCACGACGTTGCCTCCGTTCTAGATGAGCATAAGATAATGGTTAGAAGTGGCCACCACTGTGCTTTGCCAGTGATGAAGAGGCTTAAGATAAATGGAACAGTTAGAGCATCGTTCCACGTCTACAATAGCTTAGAGGAAGTGGAAACGTTCTTGGGAGTCTTAGAAGAGCTCGTTAAATCCTTGAGATCATCTCAATGACATCCCCTACTTGAGCGACGTTTGAGATTTCGAAGCCCCTTTCCTCAATTCTTTTGACTTCCTTAGCTTCCGGATTTATCCAGGCGGCCCACATTCCAACCCTTATGGCTCCCTGATAATCCTCAGCGTAAGTATCGCCAACGTGGAGGGCTTCTTTAGGCTCGACGTTGAAGGAGGTTAGAACTTTCTCGAACATCTCCCTCCTGGGCTTATAGCTTAGGACTTCGTCTGCGAAGAAAGTTTTGTCAATGTAATCAAGCATTCCAAACTTCTCAAGTAATATCCTCGTATACGAGCCAGGCCAGAACATGACGTTGCCCAAGACTGCAGCTTTGATGCCTTTCTCCTTAACGAGCTTAAGGGCATCTATTGCCCCATCTATTACAATTCTCTCATCAACATTTAGAACGGCCCTAGCGGTTGCCCTCTTTATGAGCTCGATGTCAATGTTCAATCTTTCTGCGAGCATTCTCTGGCTACCCGTTAGAACCTCCCTCGGGTCTTCCGAGGCCTTAGCCCTCATCCTCTTTATTTCCTCCCTCACCTCCATAACCGCTCTAACTACATCGGCCACGCATAGGCCACCAACCTTTCCAAGCTGGAATGAAAACTCATCAAGCATCACATTCAAGTCAAGCAAGGTGTTCCAAACGTCAAATGTAACGAGCTTAATCATCTTTCCTCCCTCCTATTTCAACCGCCAATCTAGCAGCCTCATCAGGGTCCTCAGTAAAGATAACCCTCAATATCTTCTTGTGATCGAAATAGCCATCCTGGGCAAGCATCTCTAGTTTGTCACTTGGATATCCAGTGTCGGTAAGGACTATTACAGGAACTCCCAAGTTATAAGCCATCAGTGCTTCTATCATAGTTCCAACTCCCCCTCCGAGCACCACGAGAACGTCGGCCGATTCGACCAATGCTCCGCTCCTCTCCACGGGATTCATTCCCGTCTTTACCCTAATCGTGTTGAACTCATTACCTTCATCTGAGTACGGTAAAATGCCCACTACAATTCCTCCCCTCTTCCTGAACTCCTCGCTAACTATCCTCATTATTCCTCCTCTTCCCCCAGTTAGCAAGATAACGTTGGTTGGAAGAGCCCTTGCGAATTTCTTGGCCTTCTCAACGGCCTTCTCAAACGGTTTTTCATCGCTGGATCCAGCAATTGCAATTTGAATCATCCGACTTTGAGTTTGAATCATCCAACAAACCCCCTAATCGTGGGTAATAGGTTTATTCCGAGTAGGATTAGGGAGAGAACCATTATGGAGTACCCGACTATCTTGCCGAACCTGGGAGAGAGCTCTGTCAATGTATCTATGAGCATCCTACCCCCGTCAAGCGGGATAACTGGAAGTAAGTTCATTAAACCCACGCCAAAGTTAATGACGTAGAGCCAATAGAAGAGCGTGAATATAACCATGAGTTCCTTGTCAAATCCTATCTTCGATATCAAATGCTGCGTTGGATATATTCCGATAAACCCTTTTCCTGGCCTCTCTGGATGCTCTCCAAGCGTTATTGAGATGTTCTTAACCTTACCGTTCCTTAGTATCACCAATGACAATTCCTCACCGGGCTTGGTGTTGTTCATGAATTTTATGAACTCTTCCAAGGTGTTTATCTTGACTCCGTTTATCTCAACTATAACATCCCCCTTCTCTAAAATGCCGTAAGCTGGACTATCTTTTATGACCCCGAAGACTTCAACTCCGTGAGGTTCGAACGCTAGGGTTACCCCATTGAATACTAAGACTGAAATGAAGGCCACTATGAAGTTCGCGAAGCTACCAGCTGCAAATACCCTCAATCTGCTCCTTAAAGGGGCCTTCTTAAGCTCGTCTTCATCTGGTT belongs to Pyrococcus abyssi GE5 and includes:
- a CDS encoding TldD/PmbA family protein encodes the protein MIDELRNLIEKYSNEVKFMDIRFENTIYTEFTVENGKVEGVESNEEVGIGVRVLINGWGFASTNDLSKLEDTIKMAIKLAKVSNAEVPLYVGNPVEGKAIIKQKKDFLDVDLEEKTKLGLEVEKMIRRDKIKTSRFSYSDFVTRKIYLNSEGSVIETVVPRIYFSLSAVARSADIMQTYWKSFGGTVGWELVESVDFNYWANFISSKALSLLSARSPPSGEMPIIMDPELAGVFIHEALGHAVEADSVRQGESILSGMIGKKIGSEELTVIDDPTLPGKFGSYVYDDEGLPGKRVEIIKDGVLLNYLNDRETSKALNLVPNGHGRAQSYAHVPLVRMSNTYIAPGEWTLEEMFEEVKFGVYMIGDKGGQVDIANGSFMFGAKEGYIIKEGEIKEQVRDVGISGNILDTLKEIKAVGRDLKIEFPGFCGKGQWVPVDDGGPHVLVKAIVGGRE
- a CDS encoding TldD/PmbA family protein codes for the protein MREDVEKLIKILEGSNLNLEWEIYWGVSSSSSFKFRKIRKVEVERGSFEVSGGIGLRVLTQGKIGFSYISGSNFTREQLERLVKRAYKIAKVAGSIYPGFPVPKKFPNVRGLYDDKIRNLSTEEIVEYGTELVDVPPNAEASIGLSTSERGIMNSNGTEGREERTLLAFGLYVFEKSKGTGSYSKSFRRLPKLESEIEGVREKALWEFEMSSKARKLEKYNGEIILEPKAVASILSIFLPNVSARNVYLKRSRFTELGIEVASGGLTIIDDPTVEGGINSYSFDGEGNPGVRKFIIKEGILSSFLADQKYGHLIGIGSTGNASRGYSSQPSISPSNIMISPGNDEQDEGIFIRGIYGEHTANSVSGDFSLNVDLGYVVRGGEIRPFKGNMLVGNVFEMLKNVTNIGKEIEILDGFASPKITTVGKIV
- a CDS encoding DUF257 family protein, translated to MDILSLFKIGETVLVEYSGTSRVEALFYNLIARAGLPVLVDDIFDTYYEFYVRLKVAGFDVTPLEDAMVVKMGGSRRIGNVVGELNISKYVISEQEYATIIEKIKKDKPFLNLVLGIHKLIILGSILENMNVVKMVSSYVGRKERVAFYFINKGVVNKHSPPILDLLEEVATSVLEVTERGVIIKKAINKEIIGEVIPL
- a CDS encoding ECF transporter S component, whose translation is MSRAKIIAFTSVMVALSLIFEVLPLKVRTPWGMNIDLVAVPIIALYLILGFRAGLFGLAAMTIGLFIISGPNTMGIGPVMKFFATLSVLIGLETSKAIIKKKSVTYFIVAFLVAAVIRDVLMILLNYYFALPLFLKMMGYNITSRSDVIRIVEEMTKTPFWLAIALPNTIQTGVDIFIAAPVVKRFRAE
- a CDS encoding cysteine desulfurase codes for the protein MRIPEDVRKDIPLTQEVIYFDNTATSLTPKPVIEAMDEYYLRYRANVHRGVHRLSQMATQKYEESRKVVADFINAEFDEIAFTKNTSESLNLVALGLEHLFKKGDKIVTTPYEHHSNLLPWQRLAKKKGLKLEFIEGDDEGNLDLADAEKKIKGAKLVAVQHVSNALGVIHEVEELGKMVKEEGAIFVVDAAQSVGHMEVDVKKLKADFLAFSGHKGPMGPTGIGVLYINKEFFDVFEPPLIGGGTIEDVELCCYKLTEPPERFEAGTPNIGGAIGLAAGIKYIEKIGIDKIEKQERKLVKRTTEGLDELEIPWYGPRNLDKHAGVVSFNVPPLHPHDVASVLDEHKIMVRSGHHCALPVMKRLKINGTVRASFHVYNSLEEVETFLGVLEELVKSLRSSQ
- a CDS encoding HAD family hydrolase translates to MIKLVTFDVWNTLLDLNVMLDEFSFQLGKVGGLCVADVVRAVMEVREEIKRMRAKASEDPREVLTGSQRMLAERLNIDIELIKRATARAVLNVDERIVIDGAIDALKLVKEKGIKAAVLGNVMFWPGSYTRILLEKFGMLDYIDKTFFADEVLSYKPRREMFEKVLTSFNVEPKEALHVGDTYAEDYQGAIRVGMWAAWINPEAKEVKRIEERGFEISNVAQVGDVIEMISRI
- a CDS encoding TIGR00725 family protein — encoded protein: MIQIAIAGSSDEKPFEKAVEKAKKFARALPTNVILLTGGRGGIMRIVSEEFRKRGGIVVGILPYSDEGNEFNTIRVKTGMNPVERSGALVESADVLVVLGGGVGTMIEALMAYNLGVPVIVLTDTGYPSDKLEMLAQDGYFDHKKILRVIFTEDPDEAARLAVEIGGRKDD
- a CDS encoding site-2 protease family protein, translating into MSVLGTLTNVILGILGFWAVIGILGVTVLKDSKSLEIAPFQIIWRTKRFLDFIDRVGREHKGFWRIYGDIGIIAGFGGMAFVLYYFLKQAYNILRPTAEVVPSVQLVIPGVTIPLVYGLISLAVLIIVHELSHGFVARAENIPLKSVGLLFFIVLPGAFVEPDEDELKKAPLRSRLRVFAAGSFANFIVAFISVLVFNGVTLAFEPHGVEVFGVIKDSPAYGILEKGDVIVEINGVKINTLEEFIKFMNNTKPGEELSLVILRNGKVKNISITLGEHPERPGKGFIGIYPTQHLISKIGFDKELMVIFTLFYWLYVINFGVGLMNLLPVIPLDGGRMLIDTLTELSPRFGKIVGYSIMVLSLILLGINLLPTIRGFVG